The following are from one region of the Candidatus Eisenbacteria bacterium genome:
- a CDS encoding CPBP family intramembrane glutamic endopeptidase — MLATLGAFSPAVSALLLTWRAEGRDGVRRLVDPVFRGSLKPGWYAFAILFLISVKLLAALVVRLWTGAWPAFQTEALFLIPFAIVFSAPIQAGEEIGWRGYALPRLASRIGLRGASVVLGLLWAAWHVPLFFARGADTYQHSFWVYMLTVVGLSVAMAWLYARTGSLWIVMVMHAAVNNTKDIVPSATSVGQGVFGWSASPMSWATVGILSIATLALLARMPKRLAVERSGPEPRPLVTPSR, encoded by the coding sequence GTGCTGGCGACTCTCGGCGCCTTCTCTCCCGCGGTGAGCGCGCTGCTGCTGACGTGGCGCGCCGAAGGACGCGATGGAGTTCGCCGGCTCGTCGATCCGGTCTTCCGCGGATCGTTGAAGCCGGGCTGGTACGCGTTCGCGATCCTCTTCTTGATCTCCGTGAAGCTGCTGGCCGCCTTGGTCGTCCGACTCTGGACCGGGGCATGGCCGGCCTTCCAGACCGAGGCGCTGTTTCTCATCCCGTTCGCGATCGTCTTCTCCGCGCCAATCCAGGCGGGCGAGGAGATCGGCTGGCGAGGTTACGCGCTGCCGCGGCTCGCGTCGCGGATCGGTCTGCGCGGCGCGAGTGTCGTGCTCGGCTTGCTCTGGGCCGCATGGCACGTCCCGCTCTTCTTCGCGCGCGGTGCTGACACGTACCAGCACTCCTTCTGGGTCTACATGCTCACCGTGGTGGGACTCTCGGTGGCGATGGCCTGGCTCTATGCGCGCACCGGGAGCCTGTGGATCGTGATGGTGATGCACGCCGCGGTGAACAACACCAAGGATATCGTGCCTTCGGCAACGTCCGTGGGTCAGGGCGTGTTCGGATGGTCGGCGTCGCCCATGAGCTGGGCAACCGTCGGCATTCTGTCGATCGCCACGCTCGCACTGCTCGCGCGCATGCCGAAGCGCCTGGCCGTCGAGCGGTCGGGCCCCGAGCCTCGGCCGCTCGTCACCCCGTCGCGCTGA
- a CDS encoding ATP-binding protein has translation MTQKPESSAIPASSGLDRLHQILLDTARQLASSLDPAAIFARMLDSVRSAMRCDGLIVSELDRASGSIRCLYAYVSGNVLDPSTLPALAYREESAGMQSQVIRTGRPMLFTDVADRVRDPKGKYYEVDGAGVVRDLRDADPPLARNAIMAPLRLEGEVVGVVQVSADAESVYTPLDLELLEGISLLLAVALENARLFRRAQDELEERRRAERELRQTEEALREADRRKDEFLATLGHELRNPLNPIRSAVELLRRATPGNQEAQRFQDIIQRQIVHLTRLIDDLLDVSRITQGKLELRKHAVPLDDILDGAIESARPLIEAAGQSLVVRPSGVEVRLHADVVRLSQVFANLLDNASKYSPVGTRIEVLTERQGPDVAIHVIDQGRGIPAEDQDHIFDLFFQSGRGVGRDPDGLGLGLTLVKRLVEMHGGSVEVQSKGLDRGSCFSVRLPMLESPTYEPHHPGAAAPSSAGPWRILVADDNRDSADSVAMLLQLDGHEVRVAYDGEEALSIAESGFPQILLLDIGMPRLSGYEVAERVRALPRGQNVVMIAATGWGQEEDRRRSVESGFDAHLVKPMDPPTLLRVMGELVARVSAGRSGLAV, from the coding sequence TGCGTTGCGACGGCTTGATCGTGTCGGAGCTGGACCGGGCCTCCGGGTCGATCCGGTGCCTCTATGCGTATGTCAGCGGGAACGTGCTCGATCCGTCCACGCTGCCAGCGCTGGCCTACCGGGAGGAATCCGCGGGCATGCAGAGCCAGGTGATCCGCACGGGCCGGCCCATGTTGTTCACCGACGTGGCCGACCGCGTGCGCGATCCAAAGGGGAAGTACTACGAAGTCGACGGCGCCGGAGTCGTCCGGGATCTGCGGGATGCCGACCCGCCACTGGCGCGCAACGCCATCATGGCGCCGCTGCGCCTCGAAGGCGAAGTCGTCGGCGTCGTGCAGGTGAGCGCCGACGCGGAGAGCGTGTACACGCCGCTCGACCTCGAGCTGCTCGAAGGCATCTCCCTGCTGCTGGCCGTGGCGCTCGAGAACGCGCGGCTCTTTCGTCGCGCGCAGGACGAGCTCGAGGAGCGCCGACGCGCCGAGCGTGAGCTGCGCCAGACCGAAGAGGCGCTGCGCGAGGCCGATCGCCGGAAGGACGAGTTCCTGGCCACTCTCGGACACGAGCTGCGCAATCCGCTCAACCCGATCCGGAGCGCCGTGGAGCTGCTCCGCCGCGCGACGCCCGGGAACCAGGAGGCACAGCGCTTCCAGGACATCATCCAGCGCCAGATCGTCCATCTGACCCGGCTGATCGACGACCTTCTGGATGTGAGCCGCATCACGCAGGGAAAGCTCGAGCTGCGGAAGCACGCGGTTCCGCTCGACGACATCCTGGATGGGGCGATCGAGTCGGCTCGGCCCCTGATCGAGGCGGCAGGGCAGTCGCTGGTGGTGCGGCCTTCGGGGGTCGAGGTTCGGCTCCACGCCGACGTCGTTCGCCTCTCGCAGGTCTTCGCCAACCTTCTCGACAATGCCAGCAAGTACAGCCCCGTCGGCACCAGGATCGAGGTCTTGACCGAGCGACAGGGACCCGACGTCGCGATTCACGTCATCGATCAAGGGCGAGGCATTCCCGCCGAGGATCAGGACCACATCTTCGATCTCTTCTTTCAGAGCGGGCGCGGGGTGGGTCGTGATCCCGACGGCCTCGGGCTCGGCTTGACGCTGGTGAAACGGCTGGTCGAGATGCACGGCGGCTCGGTCGAGGTCCAGAGCAAAGGCCTGGATCGCGGCAGTTGCTTCAGCGTGAGGCTTCCGATGCTCGAGAGTCCAACCTACGAGCCGCATCATCCCGGCGCGGCCGCGCCATCCTCCGCCGGACCCTGGCGCATCCTCGTCGCGGACGACAACCGCGATTCCGCCGATTCGGTCGCGATGCTCCTTCAACTCGACGGCCACGAGGTGCGTGTCGCCTACGACGGTGAAGAAGCGCTGAGCATCGCGGAGAGCGGCTTTCCCCAGATCCTGCTGCTCGACATCGGCATGCCGCGGCTCAGCGGATACGAGGTCGCCGAGCGGGTACGCGCTCTTCCTCGAGGGCAAAACGTCGTGATGATCGCCGCCACGGGCTGGGGCCAGGAGGAAGACAGGCGCCGATCGGTCGAGAGCGGCTTCGATGCCCATCTGGTGAAGCCGATGGATCCGCCGACACTCCTGCGGGTGATGGGCGAGCTCGTGGCTCGCGTCTCCGCCGGTCGTTCAGGTCTCGCCGTCTGA